DNA sequence from the Raineyella sp. LH-20 genome:
GACGCCGGGCTGGTCGGCGCCGCGGACCTGGCACGGCGTGGGGCGTGCGCCGGCTGAGCGCCGGCCTCCGGTCGGTACGTACGACCGGCTGACCGGAAGCGGAAGCCGCCACTCAGCGCCGGGCGACGAACCGGTCGAAGAAGGCCGCCGTCCCGGTCCGGATCTGCGGGGCGTCGTTGTCGAGGGTCGCCACGTGGTAGGAGTCCTCGAGCATCCGGACGGTCAGGTCACACGGTGCGGTCCGCAGCACGCCCAGCGAGGTGTCGTCGACCACGTGGTCGACGGTCGAGCGGAACAGCAGCGTCGGTGCGGTCAGCCGGTCCAGGTGCACGGTCACGTCGCGCCACAGCGCGCGCAGTGAGTTCGCCGCCGCCAGCGGCGTACGGTCGTACGCGAACTCACGGCGTCCCGGCTTCTTGATGTCGCTCGCGATCCCGGCGATCGAGCCGATCAGGCGGGACAGCACCGGCAACAGCACGTACGTCGGGTCGGACGTGCCCAACGAGGGGTTGACCAGGGCGACGGCCGGGATCTCCGGATGCTGCTCGGCCAACCGGACGGCCAGTGCCCCACCCATCGACAGACCGCCGACGAACACCACGTCATGGTCAGTCGCGAGCCGGACGTACTCCTGCTCCACGCGGTCGTACCAGTCGGTCCAGACGGTCCGGGCCATCTCTTGCCAGGTTGTGCCGTGGCCGGGCAGACGCGGCACCGCGACGTCGTAGCCGCGGGCGGCGAGCCCCTCCGCCCAGAGACGCAGCGACGCGGGGGTGCTGGTGAAGCCGTGGCAGAGCAGCACCGCCCGGGCGCCCGGGGCCGGACGTACGGACGACACCGTCGCACCGGACGCCGTGGCGTCGGACACCGTGGCGTCGGGCACCGGGGTGTCGGCTGAGGGGGCGTCGGCTGACGAGCTGCCGGCGCGATGGGCTCCGTCCACCGCGTGCAGGCGATAGCCCCACGCATCGGGGTCCACGGTGACGACCGGCCGGACTGGGCGGGTGACCATGGTCCGACTGTAGCCGGACCAGCCCACGCCGGCCGGACGACGATCGGACCACCGCCGACGGGGTCCGATTGGATAGGCTGAGTCGTCCCTAGATCCGTTGCCGCAGCGACGCACGGGTCGGCCCTGACCACCGGAGGTGTCCGTGTCCGAGATGGCGTACTCACTCTTCAAGCGGCTGCTGTTCCGCCCGGCGATCGCCGGGCTGTGGCGGCCGTGGGTCGAGGGCGAGGAGAACGTCCCCGCGGTGGGGCCTGCGCTGATGGCGAGCAACCACATCTCGGCCGGAGACACCGTCATGCTGCCGGCGATGATCCGCCGCCGGATGGTCTTCCCGGCCAAGTCCGAGGCCTTCCACGGCAAGGACATCAAGTCCCGGGTGGTCGCCTGGTTCCTCAAGGCCGTCGGCATGCACCCGATGGACCGCTCCGGCGGTCGGGCCAGCGCCGAGAGCCTCGCCGAGGTCTCGGAGGTGCTCGGCCAGGGTGACCTGCTCGGCATCTACCCGGAGGGCACCCGCTCGCCCGACGGCCGGCTCTACAAGGGCAAGACCGGCGTCGCCCGCCTGGCGCTGGCGTCCGGTGCCCCGGTGATCCCCGTCGCGATGATCAACTCGCAGCTCGTCAAAGGCCCCTTCGGCATCCCGCTGATGCGCAAGCCCGGGATCAGGATCGGCCGGCCGCTCGACTTCTCGGAGTATCGCGGACGCGACAACGACCGCGAGGTGCTGCGCTGGATCACCGATCGGGTGATGGCCGCCATCGTGGAGCTGTCCGGGCAGGAGTACGTCGACGTCTACGGCACGAGCGTGAAGTCGGGCAACTTCACTCCTGAGCAGCTCGCCGCCAAGGTGCAGGCCCGGCCCGGGATCGGCGCCCGCAAGCCGCCGATCGAGGTCCCCGGACCCGCCTCCCAGGGCTGATCCCGCGCCGGCACCGGCGCCTGCCGAGGGCGGGTCCGTCCCGGTCGTCGGGGTGTCCCGTCCGGCGCCCACGATTCCCGGGACGACGGAGGAGCGTTGGCGTTTCCGCCTAGACTCGTCCGCGTGTCTGATGCATCACGAATCCCCTCCCTCGGTCAGCTGCACGCCATGAACCCTGCCCAGCAGCCGAGCTATGCGGATCAGGCCGAACTGGCCGACGTCATCGCCCAGCTGCGGACCCGCCCGCCGCTGGTGTTTGCCGGGGAGTGCGACGACCTGCGGTCCAAGCTCGCCGCCGTCGCCCGCGGCGAGGGATTCGTCCTGCAGGGCGGGGACTGCGCAGAGACGTT
Encoded proteins:
- a CDS encoding alpha/beta hydrolase, with the protein product MVTRPVRPVVTVDPDAWGYRLHAVDGAHRAGSSSADAPSADTPVPDATVSDATASGATVSSVRPAPGARAVLLCHGFTSTPASLRLWAEGLAARGYDVAVPRLPGHGTTWQEMARTVWTDWYDRVEQEYVRLATDHDVVFVGGLSMGGALAVRLAEQHPEIPAVALVNPSLGTSDPTYVLLPVLSRLIGSIAGIASDIKKPGRREFAYDRTPLAAANSLRALWRDVTVHLDRLTAPTLLFRSTVDHVVDDTSLGVLRTAPCDLTVRMLEDSYHVATLDNDAPQIRTGTAAFFDRFVARR
- a CDS encoding lysophospholipid acyltransferase family protein, whose translation is MAYSLFKRLLFRPAIAGLWRPWVEGEENVPAVGPALMASNHISAGDTVMLPAMIRRRMVFPAKSEAFHGKDIKSRVVAWFLKAVGMHPMDRSGGRASAESLAEVSEVLGQGDLLGIYPEGTRSPDGRLYKGKTGVARLALASGAPVIPVAMINSQLVKGPFGIPLMRKPGIRIGRPLDFSEYRGRDNDREVLRWITDRVMAAIVELSGQEYVDVYGTSVKSGNFTPEQLAAKVQARPGIGARKPPIEVPGPASQG